Proteins encoded together in one Triticum dicoccoides isolate Atlit2015 ecotype Zavitan chromosome 7B, WEW_v2.0, whole genome shotgun sequence window:
- the LOC119339001 gene encoding uncharacterized protein LOC119339001 produces MATELWILSTLFSKSKTSNATSTRRGYGSVRDAPPASCCLAVDDKDFLAHEIIGALFCCCQVGLPNVGKSTFFNILTKVGSCAGNSRLAVKKIKAEKDPNKPTRPRALSSSSCESQSWFLVRFVLLLWDNFRKEYKEKHPGVKLVSVIGKAGGEKWKSMSDALENEKHAGALLLHTSGTVSSAVVLLEATGVMAALYGGEHKPSIHSIWLLCDVHILSDLKLLIFFVLILSLVRGKL; encoded by the exons ATGGCGACCGAGCTCTGGATCCTCAGCACCCTCTTCTCCAAGAGCAAGACCAGCAACGCAACGTCCACAAGGAGAGGCTATG GCTCGGTGAGGGATGCTCCACCAGCATCCTGCTGCTTGGCAGTGGACGACAAGGACTTCCTCGCGCACGAGATAATTGGCGCACTATTCTGCTGTTGCCAA GTGGGGTTACCCAATGTTGGCAAATCAACTTTCTTTAACATATTAACAAAGGTGGGCTCCTGCGCCGGCAACTCCAG GCTTGCGGTGAAGAAGATCAAGGCTGAGAAGGACCCCAACAAGCCCACGCGCCCTCGAGCGCTTTCTTCATCTTCATGTGAGTCCCAGTCTTGGTTCCTGGTTCGATTCGTGTTGCTTCTGTG GGACAACTTCAGGAAGGAGTACAAGGAGAAGCACCCCGGCGTCAAGCTGGTCTCCGTG ATTGGTAAGGCCGGTGGTGAGAAGTGGAAGTCCATGAGTGATGCT ctggagaatgaaaagcatg CAGGTGCTCTGCTCTTGCACACGTCTGGCACCGTCTCCAGCGCGGTGGTGCTTCTTGAGGCGACCGGCGTGATGGCGGCTTTGTACGGCGGCGAACACAAGC CATCAATTCATAGTATTTGGCTTCTGTGTGATGTGCATATACTTTCTGATTTAAAGTTACTAATATTTTTTGTTTTGATTCTTTCTCTGGTGCGAGGAAAGCTGTGA